The Carnobacterium divergens genome includes a window with the following:
- a CDS encoding energy-coupling factor ABC transporter ATP-binding protein, with protein sequence MEKIITLNDISYKYHPDAEGLAIDGVSLDIEAGEWIAIIGHNGSGKSTLAKTINGLLAPTQGTVTVGGHLLTEESVWDIRKMVGMVFQNPDNQFVGSTVQDDVAFGLENIGVPREEMIERVKDAIDKVKMTDYLEKEPARLSGGQKQRVAIAGVVALRPDIIILDEATSMLDPQGREEVLATVRAIKETANLTVISITHDINEAASANRVLVMKEGKLIKEGTPEEIFSYGDELIEMGLDLPFPEKLKSALKTRNITVPEEYLTEEGMVDWLWTLLSKK encoded by the coding sequence GTGGAGAAAATTATAACATTAAATGACATATCCTATAAATATCATCCAGATGCAGAAGGTTTAGCAATTGACGGTGTCTCACTTGATATTGAAGCAGGAGAATGGATCGCAATTATTGGACATAACGGTTCAGGAAAATCCACCTTAGCGAAAACCATTAATGGGTTACTAGCTCCAACTCAAGGAACGGTTACCGTTGGCGGACATCTTTTAACGGAAGAATCTGTTTGGGATATTCGAAAAATGGTTGGTATGGTCTTTCAAAATCCAGACAATCAATTTGTAGGTTCAACGGTTCAAGATGATGTAGCTTTTGGTTTAGAAAATATAGGTGTTCCCCGTGAAGAAATGATAGAACGCGTAAAAGACGCAATTGATAAAGTGAAAATGACGGATTATCTTGAAAAAGAGCCGGCCAGACTTTCAGGTGGTCAAAAGCAACGAGTGGCCATTGCCGGTGTGGTGGCACTACGTCCAGATATTATTATCTTAGATGAAGCAACAAGTATGCTGGATCCTCAAGGCCGAGAAGAAGTACTTGCGACTGTGAGAGCAATCAAAGAGACTGCTAATTTAACGGTGATTTCAATCACTCATGACATCAATGAAGCGGCTAGTGCAAATCGTGTGTTAGTGATGAAAGAGGGCAAGTTGATTAAAGAAGGGACTCCAGAAGAAATTTTCTCTTATGGGGATGAGCTGATTGAAATGGGCTTAGATTTGCCATTTCCAGAAAAATTAAAGTCAGCATTGAAGACTAGAAATATCACAGTACCAGAAGAGTATTTAACTGAGGAAGGGATGGTGGATTGGCTATGGACATTACTTTCGAAAAAGTAG
- a CDS encoding energy-coupling factor ABC transporter ATP-binding protein, with amino-acid sequence MDITFEKVGYTYQKGTPFQNRALYDIDLEIKSGSFTALVGHTGSGKSTVLQHLNALMKPTEGVVTIGDRVITPETNNKNLKGIRKKVGIVFQFPEAQLFEETIAKDIAFGPRNFGATEEEGKALAKEMLDLVGLDGSYMERSPFDLSGGQMRRVAIAGVLAMEPDVLVLDEPTAGLDPKGRLDMMEMFHYLYKEKGLTIVLVTHQMDDVADYADQMVVLEGGTIVKKGLPSEIFKESDWLKEKQLGVPTAVAFSNYFEARTGIDLGELPLTTEALADLLVAKIQDKAGDGK; translated from the coding sequence ATGGACATTACTTTCGAAAAAGTAGGCTATACCTACCAAAAAGGCACTCCTTTTCAAAATCGCGCCTTATATGATATTGATTTAGAAATCAAATCAGGCAGTTTTACAGCGTTAGTGGGGCATACTGGTAGTGGAAAATCGACTGTATTACAACATTTAAATGCGCTAATGAAACCTACTGAAGGTGTTGTAACGATTGGCGATCGTGTGATTACACCCGAAACCAATAATAAGAACCTAAAAGGCATCCGTAAAAAAGTTGGTATTGTGTTTCAATTTCCAGAAGCGCAGCTTTTTGAAGAGACCATCGCAAAGGATATTGCATTTGGTCCTCGAAATTTTGGCGCAACGGAAGAAGAAGGCAAAGCGCTAGCAAAAGAAATGCTTGATTTGGTGGGCTTAGACGGATCTTATATGGAACGCTCACCATTTGATCTATCCGGTGGCCAGATGCGCCGTGTGGCGATTGCAGGTGTCTTAGCGATGGAGCCAGATGTCTTGGTCTTAGATGAACCAACAGCAGGCTTAGATCCAAAAGGACGTCTAGATATGATGGAAATGTTTCACTATCTCTATAAAGAAAAGGGACTGACAATCGTTTTAGTAACCCATCAAATGGATGACGTGGCAGATTATGCGGATCAAATGGTTGTTTTAGAAGGTGGCACAATTGTGAAAAAAGGCTTGCCAAGTGAGATTTTTAAAGAATCCGATTGGTTAAAGGAAAAACAATTAGGAGTGCCAACGGCGGTTGCTTTCAGTAACTATTTTGAAGCACGAACAGGCATTGACTTAGGCGAACTGCCATTAACGACAGAGGCTTTAGCTGATTTACTTGTGGCGAAAATTCAAGACAAAGCAGGTGACGGCAAATGA
- a CDS encoding energy-coupling factor transporter transmembrane component T family protein, whose protein sequence is MMDKLIFGRYIPGDSIIHRLDPRAKLLASFYFIGIIFLANNWQTYLFLFAFTMATIALSKIKYKFFINGVKPLIWLILFTVVLQVLFSRGGEVYFEWGPIVISQFGLLNGVFIFCRFVLIIFMSTLLTLTTAPLALTDAIEFLLRPLNVVKFPVHEIALMLSIALRFVPTLMDETEKIMNAQRARGVDFGEGNVFQQMKSIVPLLVPLFVSSFNRAEELATAMEARGYQGGEGRTKYRLLKWKRNDTLVILVYAVVTVLLVYLRT, encoded by the coding sequence ATGATGGACAAACTGATTTTTGGTCGTTATATACCTGGGGATTCGATTATTCATCGTTTAGACCCGCGAGCAAAATTACTAGCAAGTTTCTACTTTATTGGTATTATCTTTTTAGCAAACAATTGGCAAACGTATTTATTTTTATTTGCCTTTACAATGGCAACCATTGCTCTTTCTAAAATCAAGTATAAGTTTTTTATTAACGGCGTAAAACCACTAATTTGGTTAATCTTGTTTACCGTTGTCTTACAAGTTTTATTTAGCCGAGGCGGCGAGGTCTACTTTGAGTGGGGACCAATTGTCATCTCACAATTTGGGTTGTTAAACGGTGTATTTATCTTCTGTCGTTTTGTGTTGATTATTTTTATGTCGACCTTATTGACGTTAACTACGGCGCCTTTAGCATTAACCGATGCGATTGAATTTTTATTACGCCCATTAAATGTAGTGAAATTTCCGGTGCATGAAATTGCGTTAATGCTGTCGATTGCATTGCGATTTGTTCCGACATTGATGGATGAAACGGAAAAAATTATGAACGCTCAACGGGCTCGTGGAGTTGATTTTGGTGAAGGGAATGTCTTTCAACAAATGAAATCCATCGTCCCATTACTAGTCCCACTTTTTGTCAGTTCCTTTAACCGAGCAGAAGAGCTTGCAACGGCAATGGAGGCTCGAGGCTATCAAGGTGGGGAAGGTCGAACCAAGTATCGCTTACTAAAATGGAAACGCAATGATACACTTGTCATTTTAGTATACGCAGTGGTAACGGTTTTACTTGTATATTTAAGAACTTAA
- the truA gene encoding tRNA pseudouridine(38-40) synthase TruA, with translation MKTTRYKVTLQYDGTHFAGFQIQPKCRTVQGEIEKALKTMTKGTVIKIQASGRTDAGVHALGQVIHFDYPSEIPPANMLRALNSLTTDEMAFIEAEIADNQFHARYFTNGKRYQYRVNISKVADPFLRDYTLHHPYPIQMEYLEAALKDIVGTHDFTSFCAVKSGRENKVRTIYEATVTKDETRDELIFEFYGNGFLYNMVRILIGTLMQIANGRRPVTDMKRIIEAKDRQQAGPTALPHGLYLKKVYYLNAAEIAGKIAEKEAWDRQKELSENGD, from the coding sequence ATGAAAACAACACGCTATAAAGTAACTCTTCAATATGATGGCACGCATTTTGCTGGTTTTCAGATTCAACCAAAGTGTCGAACAGTTCAAGGAGAAATCGAAAAAGCCTTAAAAACCATGACGAAAGGCACCGTCATCAAAATCCAAGCTTCGGGTAGAACAGATGCAGGTGTCCATGCATTAGGGCAGGTGATTCACTTTGACTATCCTAGTGAGATTCCACCAGCTAATATGCTTCGGGCTTTAAATAGCTTAACAACAGATGAAATGGCCTTTATAGAAGCAGAGATTGCAGACAATCAGTTTCATGCCCGCTACTTTACAAATGGCAAAAGATACCAGTATCGAGTCAATATCAGCAAAGTTGCTGATCCATTTTTAAGAGATTATACGTTACACCATCCCTACCCCATTCAGATGGAGTATTTGGAAGCAGCATTAAAGGATATTGTAGGAACTCATGATTTTACAAGCTTTTGTGCGGTGAAAAGTGGACGTGAAAATAAAGTTAGAACAATCTATGAAGCAACCGTAACGAAAGATGAAACGCGTGATGAATTGATTTTTGAATTTTATGGCAATGGCTTTTTATACAATATGGTTCGGATTTTAATAGGGACGTTGATGCAAATTGCAAACGGACGTCGACCTGTCACCGATATGAAACGCATCATCGAAGCAAAAGACCGACAACAAGCAGGACCGACAGCCTTGCCTCACGGACTCTATTTAAAAAAAGTGTATTATTTGAATGCTGCTGAAATTGCTGGAAAAATTGCTGAAAAGGAAGCTTGGGATCGACAAAAGGAGCTGAGTGAAAATGGAGATTAG
- a CDS encoding GNAT family N-acetyltransferase, translating into MEIRLSLVEDYPGMVAIENSIWNDLNTPSVTTYNSVAEFQLRYPTGSHLVAVENGEVLGLLGFHPPTGLAAHQRTWLLDIGVLPSAQGRGVGNLLVSKLKELAKERGIHKLSLRVLGTNEGAIRFYKRHGFVEEGVLKDEFWIKDRYVEDVFMGYLLNK; encoded by the coding sequence ATGGAGATTAGATTAAGTTTAGTAGAAGATTACCCCGGAATGGTAGCCATTGAAAATAGTATTTGGAACGATTTAAACACGCCATCTGTGACGACCTATAATAGTGTTGCTGAATTTCAACTGCGCTATCCTACTGGCTCACATTTAGTTGCAGTTGAAAATGGGGAGGTCTTAGGTTTGTTAGGCTTTCATCCCCCAACAGGCTTAGCAGCGCATCAAAGAACCTGGTTGCTAGACATTGGCGTTTTGCCAAGTGCGCAAGGTAGAGGTGTAGGGAATTTGTTGGTGTCAAAGCTTAAAGAGCTTGCTAAAGAACGCGGCATTCATAAGTTATCACTACGGGTATTAGGGACGAACGAAGGGGCCATTCGTTTTTATAAACGTCATGGATTTGTTGAAGAGGGCGTTTTAAAAGATGAATTTTGGATCAAGGATCGATATGTAGAGGATGTCTTTATGGGGTATTTGCTAAACAAATAA
- the rplM gene encoding 50S ribosomal protein L13, which translates to MRTTYMAKTNEVDRKWYVVDATDIPLGRLSTAVATILRGKNKPTFTPHVDTGDFVIVINADKIKLTGKKATDKIYYHHSGFQGGLKQVSAGELRANNSRKLVELSVKGMLPKTSLGRKQFTKLNVYGGTEHEHQAQQPVLLDINNLI; encoded by the coding sequence GTGCGTACAACTTATATGGCTAAAACAAACGAAGTAGACCGTAAATGGTACGTAGTAGACGCAACTGATATTCCATTGGGACGTCTATCTACAGCAGTAGCAACTATTTTACGTGGTAAAAATAAACCAACTTTCACACCTCATGTAGATACAGGGGATTTCGTGATTGTAATCAATGCAGACAAAATTAAATTAACTGGTAAAAAAGCAACTGACAAAATCTATTATCACCATAGTGGATTCCAAGGTGGTTTGAAACAAGTATCAGCTGGCGAATTACGTGCGAACAATTCTCGTAAATTAGTTGAATTATCAGTAAAAGGTATGTTACCAAAGACTTCTTTAGGTCGCAAACAATTTACTAAATTAAACGTTTACGGTGGAACTGAACATGAACACCAAGCACAACAACCAGTATTATTGGACATCAACAACCTAATTTAA
- the rpsI gene encoding 30S ribosomal protein S9, producing MAQVQYIGTGRRKNSTARVRLVPGTGKIIMNKKDIVEYIPFPYLHEVVKQPLAATETLGSYDIHVNVNGGGFTGQAGAARHGIARALLQVDPEFRAPLKAAGLLTRDPRMKERKKPGLKKARKASQFSKR from the coding sequence TTGGCACAAGTACAATATATCGGCACAGGCCGTCGTAAAAATTCAACTGCTCGCGTACGTTTAGTACCAGGAACAGGTAAAATCATCATGAACAAAAAAGATATCGTTGAATACATTCCATTTCCATACCTACACGAGGTAGTAAAACAACCTCTTGCAGCTACAGAAACTCTAGGAAGCTACGATATCCACGTTAACGTAAATGGCGGAGGATTCACTGGACAAGCAGGCGCTGCTCGTCACGGAATCGCTCGTGCATTGTTACAAGTTGACCCAGAATTCCGCGCACCATTAAAAGCGGCTGGACTATTAACTCGTGACCCACGTATGAAAGAACGTAAAAAACCAGGTCTTAAGAAAGCCCGTAAAGCTTCACAATTCTCAAAACGTTAA
- a CDS encoding TetR/AcrR family transcriptional regulator, which translates to MYQGNNPTALISQQLLLEAFTQLLNKKGFKDITISELCTQSGVSRQTFYSLYKTKENLLLHHLQIISKETSSYKHGSEITLIETCRNFSKFVIKRKKDLEIIIENDLMDILKLLIYQETATCRDSFITVDEDEAFLALEFMASGLAQLTKSYLINNKNPNEDELTQIAYKIMSGSIYRAIK; encoded by the coding sequence ATGTACCAAGGAAATAACCCTACCGCCCTAATTTCACAACAATTATTATTAGAAGCTTTTACTCAGCTTTTGAATAAAAAAGGATTCAAAGATATCACAATTAGTGAATTATGTACCCAATCTGGCGTCTCACGTCAAACTTTCTATAGTCTTTACAAAACAAAGGAAAACCTATTACTCCACCATTTGCAAATCATTTCAAAAGAAACGAGTTCTTATAAACACGGTTCTGAGATCACACTCATAGAAACCTGTAGAAATTTTAGTAAGTTTGTTATTAAGCGAAAAAAGGATTTGGAAATAATCATTGAAAATGATTTAATGGATATCTTAAAGTTATTAATTTATCAAGAAACAGCCACATGTAGAGATAGTTTTATTACCGTTGATGAAGATGAGGCATTTTTGGCTTTAGAATTTATGGCTTCAGGTTTAGCACAGCTTACCAAGTCTTATCTAATCAATAATAAGAACCCCAATGAAGATGAACTGACGCAAATAGCTTATAAGATAATGTCTGGGAGCATTTATCGTGCAATTAAATGA
- a CDS encoding NAD(P)H-dependent oxidoreductase, producing MKKVLIVTGHPDFEKESVANKAAFKELTELLPSAEIDRLDLLYPDYKIDVQKEQEKLVESDIIVLQFPVFWYHMPALMQKWVEDVFLNGFSHGPEGNALVGKKLVLLMTAGAPESYYKGEKAVYEQDLLIPIKGIVEATEMELAGYEILYGVSYGTRINEEISKEYAEKARHTARKVANLAGELAK from the coding sequence ATGAAAAAAGTATTAATTGTAACAGGACATCCAGATTTTGAGAAAGAATCAGTAGCAAATAAAGCTGCTTTTAAGGAACTAACTGAACTTTTACCCAGTGCAGAAATTGATAGATTGGATTTGTTATATCCAGACTATAAAATTGATGTACAAAAAGAGCAAGAGAAATTAGTTGAATCCGATATTATCGTCTTACAATTCCCAGTGTTTTGGTACCATATGCCTGCTTTAATGCAAAAGTGGGTGGAGGATGTTTTCTTAAATGGTTTCTCACATGGCCCAGAAGGAAATGCATTAGTTGGTAAAAAGTTAGTATTATTAATGACTGCTGGAGCACCAGAATCCTACTATAAAGGAGAAAAGGCTGTTTATGAACAAGATTTATTAATACCAATTAAAGGAATTGTGGAAGCTACTGAGATGGAATTAGCAGGTTACGAAATTTTATACGGTGTGAGTTATGGAACACGCATCAATGAAGAAATTTCGAAGGAGTACGCTGAAAAGGCTCGTCATACAGCTAGAAAAGTAGCAAATTTAGCAGGTGAATTAGCTAAATGA
- a CDS encoding LLM class flavin-dependent oxidoreductase has translation MKRKMKFSVLDLAYLREGQTYLEAYHDLVQLAKKAEEFGYERYWIAEHHNSRPIGSSATQILIQHALANTEKIRVGSGGVMLPNHSPYLVAEQYGTIETLYPGRVDLGLGRAPGTDSVTAQALRRSKTLNSDFEEEIAELESYFKGTASVHAYPAQDLAIPKYILGSSPDSAHIAAKLGLPYAFASHFAPTHLEEAVAIYHREFKPSDYLKEPYVIVGVNAFVADTDEEAKRLATSQMQGVLSLVTGNPKGILPPKDEEQLWNDYIAATKVPHFGPIAFEIEGIVNREREVVEQMTGLSLIGNKDTVTKQLKALQNKVQFDEIIVNSFIYNQGDQIKSYQLLSEVINEKF, from the coding sequence ATGAAAAGAAAAATGAAATTTTCAGTGTTAGATTTAGCTTATTTAAGAGAAGGTCAAACTTACCTTGAAGCGTATCATGATTTAGTTCAATTAGCTAAAAAAGCCGAAGAATTTGGCTATGAGCGTTATTGGATTGCAGAACATCACAATAGTAGACCAATCGGCAGTAGTGCGACCCAAATTTTAATTCAACATGCATTAGCCAATACAGAAAAAATCCGTGTGGGATCAGGTGGAGTCATGTTACCTAACCATAGTCCATATTTAGTAGCCGAACAATATGGAACGATTGAAACTTTATATCCAGGTAGAGTAGATTTAGGATTGGGAAGAGCTCCTGGAACGGATAGTGTAACAGCACAAGCTTTAAGACGTTCTAAAACATTGAATTCGGATTTTGAAGAAGAAATTGCTGAGCTAGAAAGTTATTTTAAAGGAACAGCATCGGTACATGCCTATCCAGCACAAGACTTAGCGATTCCTAAATATATTTTAGGTTCTAGTCCAGACAGTGCACATATTGCGGCAAAATTAGGATTACCATATGCCTTTGCTTCCCATTTTGCACCAACTCATTTAGAAGAGGCTGTGGCTATTTATCACAGGGAATTTAAACCAAGTGATTATTTGAAAGAACCGTATGTGATTGTTGGTGTGAATGCTTTTGTAGCAGATACAGATGAAGAAGCAAAACGACTAGCAACTTCTCAAATGCAAGGCGTGTTGTCATTAGTAACAGGGAATCCTAAAGGGATTTTGCCACCAAAAGATGAAGAGCAGTTATGGAACGACTATATCGCTGCAACGAAAGTTCCTCACTTTGGTCCAATTGCCTTTGAAATTGAAGGAATTGTAAATCGCGAGCGTGAGGTTGTTGAACAGATGACAGGCTTGTCGTTAATTGGAAATAAAGATACTGTCACAAAACAATTAAAAGCGCTACAAAATAAAGTGCAATTTGATGAGATTATTGTCAATAGTTTTATCTATAATCAAGGGGATCAAATAAAATCATATCAATTATTATCAGAAGTCATTAATGAGAAATTTTAA
- a CDS encoding SDR family oxidoreductase, with translation MNSNNQKLVLVVGATGLQGGAVANEALKQGFKVRILVRDKNAPKSQALIQKGAEAVVGDFDNPSSLESAMKDVDAVFSVPISGMDTVETDRERKQVLAVIQSAVKSGVKQFVHTSVAATSRYTEFPKWGTGYWFEKYWTDKWDGEEAVRSAGFPSWTILKPAVIMENFIDKVELMYPDFKQGEIKTVTFADTLIDYISVKDLAVFVCAAFENPEKFNQQSIELAAESISYNEITEIISEETGKELNVSTLTIEEAEKDGIHPLSIAGQEWDNVVGYNVDIDLLKKYDIKLTSFKEFVEENKDQFKID, from the coding sequence ATGAATTCAAATAATCAGAAATTAGTTTTAGTTGTTGGTGCTACTGGACTTCAAGGAGGCGCTGTTGCAAATGAAGCATTAAAACAGGGATTTAAAGTAAGAATTTTGGTTAGAGATAAAAATGCGCCTAAATCGCAAGCGCTTATTCAAAAAGGGGCGGAAGCTGTAGTAGGTGATTTTGATAATCCTTCTTCTTTGGAAAGTGCTATGAAAGATGTTGATGCTGTATTTTCTGTACCAATCTCTGGAATGGATACTGTTGAAACGGATAGAGAGAGAAAGCAAGTTTTGGCAGTTATTCAAAGCGCAGTGAAAAGTGGAGTGAAACAATTTGTGCATACGTCTGTTGCTGCGACAAGCAGATACACGGAGTTTCCAAAATGGGGAACAGGTTACTGGTTTGAAAAGTATTGGACAGATAAATGGGATGGGGAAGAAGCCGTTCGTTCTGCAGGTTTTCCTTCATGGACAATTTTGAAACCAGCAGTGATTATGGAAAATTTCATTGATAAAGTTGAATTGATGTATCCTGATTTTAAACAAGGTGAAATAAAAACAGTCACCTTTGCAGATACACTTATCGATTATATTTCAGTTAAAGACCTTGCTGTGTTCGTTTGTGCAGCCTTTGAAAACCCTGAGAAATTCAATCAACAGAGTATTGAACTGGCTGCTGAATCAATATCATATAATGAAATTACTGAAATCATTTCAGAGGAGACTGGAAAAGAGCTTAACGTTTCAACGCTTACTATTGAAGAAGCAGAAAAGGATGGAATTCATCCATTATCTATCGCAGGTCAAGAATGGGACAATGTAGTTGGATACAATGTGGACATTGATTTATTAAAAAAATATGATATCAAATTAACGTCATTTAAAGAATTTGTAGAAGAAAATAAAGACCAGTTTAAAATAGATTAA
- a CDS encoding tyrosine-type recombinase/integrase → MRIFVSNIGMMLISMVQQVLILPNPPAIQNTKDMFRLHILPMLGEQTLNFLNNHPEFVTPRMTAKAKEYANFKVLRCYVNQVFDLAVHYKYIEYNRVAEPLKKIKAFKNIQLAESKLDEDKYLNENELNYCFKAINEDYKNGDLTTQEYTLFWTTFFLSCRKSECYALQWKHIDFEHNCIHLDQTLDKNGTVKATKGRKKTTLKISANLKAILSAWNEQQKRELKQLGNSQDPNQFLFTFCDSQGNINKRVHTDYLNYRMKVVEKRHPELTHASPHKLRHTSASLASKHGMSLDDIMEALTHSDQETMKIYINIKPTVRITPADYTFDNISECSGGE, encoded by the coding sequence TTGAGGATTTTTGTATCAAATATTGGTATGATGCTTATATCAATGGTTCAACAAGTTCTTATCCTACCCAACCCACCTGCTATACAGAACACTAAAGATATGTTTAGACTTCATATCTTGCCAATGCTCGGAGAACAGACATTAAACTTTTTAAATAACCACCCTGAATTTGTTACACCTAGAATGACTGCGAAAGCTAAAGAATACGCTAATTTTAAAGTTCTAAGGTGTTACGTGAATCAGGTTTTTGATTTAGCTGTTCACTATAAATATATTGAATACAACAGGGTTGCTGAACCACTTAAAAAAATAAAAGCTTTTAAAAATATTCAGCTAGCAGAAAGTAAACTTGATGAAGACAAGTATCTAAACGAAAATGAATTGAATTACTGCTTCAAAGCAATTAATGAAGACTACAAAAATGGCGATTTAACCACACAAGAATATACGCTATTTTGGACAACATTCTTTTTGAGTTGTAGGAAAAGTGAATGCTATGCACTTCAATGGAAACATATTGATTTTGAACATAATTGTATTCATTTAGATCAAACATTGGATAAAAATGGAACTGTAAAAGCTACTAAAGGACGCAAGAAAACAACGCTTAAAATATCAGCAAATTTAAAAGCTATTTTAAGCGCTTGGAATGAGCAGCAGAAAAGAGAGCTGAAACAACTTGGAAATTCTCAAGACCCTAATCAGTTCCTCTTCACTTTCTGTGATAGTCAAGGAAATATTAACAAACGGGTTCACACGGATTATTTAAATTACAGAATGAAAGTAGTCGAAAAACGACACCCTGAGCTCACACATGCCTCACCCCATAAACTTCGACACACTTCAGCAAGTTTAGCTAGTAAGCACGGAATGTCGTTAGACGATATTATGGAGGCTTTGACTCATAGTGACCAAGAAACAATGAAAATTTATATTAATATAAAGCCTACTGTTAGGATTACGCCTGCAGATTACACCTTTGATAATATTTCTGAATGTAGCGGTGGGGAATAG